Genomic segment of Falsibacillus pallidus:
CCAAGCCGTTGCGCTTACCCATTTCAACCGATGTATTAGGTCCTCCAACATAGGCGAAATCCTTTGCTTCAGGCAGTGCTTGACCAAAGGCAATGCCCGTTAGCTGGATGCCCAAATCCAGAGATGTCTCCGCTTCTCCTTTGACAACCAAATAAGATCCCTTTGGAAATTGAATCATCCTTGTGGCATCTGGAACAGGTTTATCTGTCATGACACCGGCGTAGTGCATCATCTTGTTATTCACTGCTTCGTTCACGGCGAAAATATAGTCATTAACGGCAACGGATTTTAATGCAGCCAGTTTTCCATCTTCTCCGATGCCCATCCAAAAATCTGCCTTTTCCTTGTTGATGCCGGCGTAGTCTGTGTAATTGCTTTTAAGCTCCGTTCCTATTCCTGCAACCGTAAAGCTTTCTTTTTCTTCCAACGTATAAACTGCCATCGTTGATCCCATCCTTTTTCCCGTTTTTCAAATGACTTATTTCATTTGATGAGTTTATAATAACGTTAAATCATGTCAAAAAATGATACTGTTTAGGAGGCGTCGATGAATAAGGTTGAGCGAATCAATACTATTATGCGGTATATCAACAACCGCGCATACTTTACTATTTCTGAAATCATGAAGGAATTTAATATCTCCCGTTCGACAGCAATTCGCGATGTCAGAGAAATTGAAGCAATGGGAATGCCGCTCGTCGCAGAGGTTGGAAGGGACGGCGGATATTCTGTCTTAAACAACTCGGTCCTGCCTGCTGTCCGCTTTACGGATAATGAGATTAAAGCGCTGTTTGTTGCCTTTATGGCCACAAGGAATAAGCAGCTTCCTTACCTTAAAAGCCGCCAGTCTTTAGCTGAAAAATTACTCGGTCTTATCTCAGAAAATCAGCAGGAAGATCTTGTTCACTTAAATAAAATTTTGCTGTTTGAAGGAACAAACCCAAACAATCCCGACCTCCTTGAATTGTCAGACCTGCCGCATCCTAAGTTAGAACAACTCATCCAACTCATTCTTTTGGACAGCCATTTATGGATTACCATCAATGAGGAGGGGGATGTTCCGATTTATCTTTTGCACCTGTATCTTGAAAAAGGGAATTGGCTGATTGAAGGCTTTGACTTGGAGGAAGAAAAGAGAAAGATTATCCCTGTCGACCATCTCACAGATATCAGACCATACCCTGCGAAAAAAAGATGGAGCAAGAAAAAGATTTTAGAAAAACTAATCAGGCAAGAAGAAGAAATGAATATAGTCCTTGAACTTGGCCAAAAGGCGATAGCCCAGTTCAGAAAATACCACCCAATAAAAGTGTTCATTTCCTATACGGACCCTTACCAAGCTAAAGCCATACTTAAAACTTCCGTCAATGTGGATCATCCAGAAGAATTGGTTGAAATGACGAACTGGCTGCTATTTCTGGGAGAAGACATCAAAGTGAGAGAAGCGCCGGAAAAAGTGTTAGAAAAGTTATCATGGAGGGACATGGGGACAGGTTCCTCGTCCCAATTTTAGAAGTGAAGGTCGAAGAAGAACGGGACGGTTTTTTTCAATGAAAAGAAGAAAAAAACCGTCCCTGCGCTTCCTAAAATGTATACCGGGACACTTGCTCATCCCCGATAATGAGCCCCTCTACTTCTTGGAATCCCATTTTGTCGTAAACCCGTTTGGCATGTTCATTGGTTGGCTCATAAGACAGAGTGATTGTTTGGTGTCGGTCTTCTTTCATCATCTTGATATCGTCAATCACAAGTCGAATTGCCTCTTTGCTATAGCCTTTCCCTTGATGCTTCTGATCAATCATCATTCGGTAGATCCAGTATTCCTGGTCCTCATCATCAATCCCATAAAGCGTGAAGCCGATCATTTCCTCGTCTTTATAAATGCCCTTTGCGTGAAAATTTTCAAGGAAATTCAATTGAGCGAGTGAAACCGCATTGGATGCGACAAACTTCACTTGATCTTCCCGCACCTTAAGTGAAATTGCCTTAATCCAGTTTTCTTTTGTAATGGTTTTTAAATGAAGCATACCCATCCCCCTTTTCTAAATTATACCAATTATTTTTTGAAGCGGAATAAAAAGATTTGTTGAATTAAAAGTCTGAAAATTCTAGAATTAGTAATAGCAAACACGTATGTCTAGGCAGAGGAGAATAAAGATGGCAGATAGAAAAGTGCAGATTCCGTGGCATCAGGACAGCTATTATGAAGGTGTAGAACAGTGGATACGCCAAGAGCTGAAGGGAGCGGATTTAGAATTAAAAGGGAAGCTTGAACCTGTTAAGGATACCGATGTTACCCTTGTTCTCCGTATTCCAACGTACGAAGAGGATTATTATTTTAAGGCAGGCACTTTCGCGTCAAAGCATGAGGCAGTGCTAAGTAGTGAACTGCAGAAAAGGTACCCACGGAAAACGGTTGATGTTTTAAGTGCAAACGAGCCAGAAAACTGGTTGTTAATGAAGGACCTAAAGGGGGAATCTCTGCGCACGTTGAAGGATAAAAAGCTTTGGCAAAAGGCGATTAGCGAGTATGCAGAGCTCCAAATGGCAGAGATGAAAAGCGTGGATCGTTTGATGCAGGTGGGGGTTCCGGATCGGAGAATGCCCGTCCTGAAGGAAGAGATCCATCAATCTTTAGAAGAAATGTGCAAAACGGGATTAAGCAGAAACGAGACGAAACAGGTGATGTCGCTTCTGCCGATTCTATTAGAAATGTGTGATGAATTAGACTCCATCATTCCGCCATCCATTGAACACGGTGACCTCCATACAAATAATATTCGGCTGGTGGGGGATCGTCTTGTGTTTTTTGATTGGGGCGATGCATCTATTTCGCATCCGTTTTTCAGCACGCGCGTATTTTGGCATGCGCTTGATGACCTCATTTCAGATGATTCGGAATGGCTGGGGATGGTGGAAGAATTTCGGCCGCACTATTTAGAACCGTGGACAAAATTAGCGCCGATGAAAGACCTGGATCGAGCATTGCGGATATCAGATGAACTCGCATGCGTCCAAAGGGCATTGAGTTGGCATTTATATATCACCCCAAACCGCAAAAATCAGGCAGAGTCTTACAACAAGCCCTCTCAATGGCTGAGGCTGCTGCTTGAACATCGTGTATTAGTGGGGAAATGAGGGGGCGATATACATGAGAATTGAGTTAAAGATTGGGACGGAGGGACAGGTTCACTGTCCCGCTCCGGGACAAGGAACCTGTCCCTCCGTCCCCTTTGTTCCATGTTGAAATATTGGATTGGCGGCGTAATAGCTGGAATTTTACTTTTGGTTTATTTTCTGACTTATACGGGTGAGAATGTTTTTCCTGATTTGAATAAGCGGCATGCAATGATTCGATTGGAGGATGTTGGCCCCGGTGGTGAATATAATAGTTTAGATGGATTGGGGAAGCTGCGGGCAGTGATGGAATACTTAGAAGCAGAACAAATTCCTTTTCATGTAGCTGTTATTCCAAGGTGGAAGAGTATGCTGCCGGATGGAAGTTGGATAGAGAGGGGAATCGACGATCCTGATCCTGACTCCATTTCGCGGGGGTTGAGTGGAATTCTCCTTGATGCGCAGCAGCATGGAGGTATTTTGGGCATGCATGGATACAGCCATCAGTTTGGGGATGCCGCCATGAAAGGCGACAATCAAAATTCAGGTACAGGAGCAGAATTTAAGGTGAGTGGTTTTCCTGTGACGAAAGATCCCGCTTATGCAGCGGAGCGTATCCAGAAGAGTCTGTCTGCCTTTGAGAAAGCGGGGATTCATCCAGCCTTTTGGGAATCGCCTCACTATAAAGATACACGTGAACAAGAGAAAGTATTTCGTTCCTTCATGGGCATTTTATATCAACCAGACTTTTATTCCCTAAGGTCGTTCAAGGATCTGAACGTTTATGAAACTATCAATTCGTTTGGAAAGAGGAGTCTCGGATCAATCTATGTTCCTGCACCTTTAGGATATGTAAAAGATGAAAGTTCAGTAGAAAAAATACTTTCTAAGGCATCTAAAAGCAATGGATTGGCTTCATTTTATTTTCATCCATTCCTGGAATTTTCCTATCTCAAGAAAGTATTAGACGACGATGGTAAACCGGTCATGAAAAATGGTCTGCCCGTATATAAGTATAAAGGTAATGGAGATCGATCTTATCTCCATCGGTTGGTAAAGGGATTAGAGGAAGAAAAGTACCATTGGATGTCTCTCTATGACATTATTCCATTCACACCTGCACATCGAGTAAAGCTTCCAGATGGAACAAAAGGGCAACAGTTGTTAGTTGGGGATGTGGATGGTAAAGGGAATGCGGATATTATCGTGAGGGAGAGGGACCAGATCCTTGTGGTGCCGGGAAATTATTCGATGCCGCGCAATCGTCCACAGAAGTCCCCGGAAGTGTGGCTAAAGGCATCTTTTCCATCTGAAGAAATGCTCTTTCTAGTAGATTACAACGGAGACAAGAAGAAAGATTTGCTTTCCTACAATAATGAAACCGGTAGTCTCACAGTTTTCATTGCAGGGAAAGGGAAGTTTCAGTCCCCTCAAATTATAGGGAAGCTGCCTTCGGGACTTGAGTCAATCCAGCCCTATCAATCTTTAAATGGGTTTGGACTAATTGCAAGGCTTGACGGCCGCATCCTGAATAGCGTATATTCAAACGCCCATTTAACTACAAAATCGTATGATGCTCATGTTTCCAAGGATAATAAGATTTTCATAGGAAAATTTCAAAATTCCCTCCAAGATGACATTCTGTCTTTATCCCTAAGTGGAAGGCAGGCGCATATTCTGC
This window contains:
- a CDS encoding phosphotransferase → MADRKVQIPWHQDSYYEGVEQWIRQELKGADLELKGKLEPVKDTDVTLVLRIPTYEEDYYFKAGTFASKHEAVLSSELQKRYPRKTVDVLSANEPENWLLMKDLKGESLRTLKDKKLWQKAISEYAELQMAEMKSVDRLMQVGVPDRRMPVLKEEIHQSLEEMCKTGLSRNETKQVMSLLPILLEMCDELDSIIPPSIEHGDLHTNNIRLVGDRLVFFDWGDASISHPFFSTRVFWHALDDLISDDSEWLGMVEEFRPHYLEPWTKLAPMKDLDRALRISDELACVQRALSWHLYITPNRKNQAESYNKPSQWLRLLLEHRVLVGK
- a CDS encoding GNAT family N-acetyltransferase, with the protein product MGMLHLKTITKENWIKAISLKVREDQVKFVASNAVSLAQLNFLENFHAKGIYKDEEMIGFTLYGIDDEDQEYWIYRMMIDQKHQGKGYSKEAIRLVIDDIKMMKEDRHQTITLSYEPTNEHAKRVYDKMGFQEVEGLIIGDEQVSRYTF
- a CDS encoding DUF2334 domain-containing protein, which produces MIRLEDVGPGGEYNSLDGLGKLRAVMEYLEAEQIPFHVAVIPRWKSMLPDGSWIERGIDDPDPDSISRGLSGILLDAQQHGGILGMHGYSHQFGDAAMKGDNQNSGTGAEFKVSGFPVTKDPAYAAERIQKSLSAFEKAGIHPAFWESPHYKDTREQEKVFRSFMGILYQPDFYSLRSFKDLNVYETINSFGKRSLGSIYVPAPLGYVKDESSVEKILSKASKSNGLASFYFHPFLEFSYLKKVLDDDGKPVMKNGLPVYKYKGNGDRSYLHRLVKGLEEEKYHWMSLYDIIPFTPAHRVKLPDGTKGQQLLVGDVDGKGNADIIVRERDQILVVPGNYSMPRNRPQKSPEVWLKASFPSEEMLFLVDYNGDKKKDLLSYNNETGSLTVFIAGKGKFQSPQIIGKLPSGLESIQPYQSLNGFGLIARLDGRILNSVYSNAHLTTKSYDAHVSKDNKIFIGKFQNSLQDDILSLSLSGRQAHILQFEQGRLGEHRVEGLEVASDDQVEAADSNGDGRSDLITYNKKTGVWRVFENEGNGSFRSLDNDFGPWARGNGRIGIVADFDGNGKMDIGSFVEIWSSARYSTLISKKDTIGLKGRIHAPIYDCHSKCVSRNYFFGQSLSNYHQSRRL
- a CDS encoding GyrI-like domain-containing protein, with product MAVYTLEEKESFTVAGIGTELKSNYTDYAGINKEKADFWMGIGEDGKLAALKSVAVNDYIFAVNEAVNNKMMHYAGVMTDKPVPDATRMIQFPKGSYLVVKGEAETSLDLGIQLTGIAFGQALPEAKDFAYVGGPNTSVEMGKRNGLVYGEMWIPVVKK
- a CDS encoding helix-turn-helix transcriptional regulator; translation: MNKVERINTIMRYINNRAYFTISEIMKEFNISRSTAIRDVREIEAMGMPLVAEVGRDGGYSVLNNSVLPAVRFTDNEIKALFVAFMATRNKQLPYLKSRQSLAEKLLGLISENQQEDLVHLNKILLFEGTNPNNPDLLELSDLPHPKLEQLIQLILLDSHLWITINEEGDVPIYLLHLYLEKGNWLIEGFDLEEEKRKIIPVDHLTDIRPYPAKKRWSKKKILEKLIRQEEEMNIVLELGQKAIAQFRKYHPIKVFISYTDPYQAKAILKTSVNVDHPEELVEMTNWLLFLGEDIKVREAPEKVLEKLSWRDMGTGSSSQF